In Pan paniscus chromosome 13, NHGRI_mPanPan1-v2.0_pri, whole genome shotgun sequence, one DNA window encodes the following:
- the NXPH2 gene encoding neurexophilin-2: MRLRPLPLVVVPGLLQLLFCDSKEVVHATEGLDWEDKDAPGTLVGNVVHSRIISPLRLFVKQSPVPKPGPMAYADSMENFWDWLANITEIQEPLARTKRRPIVKTGKFKKMFGWGDFHSNIKTVKLNLLITGKIVDHGNGTFSVYFRHNSTGLGNVSVSLVPPSKVVEFEVSPQSTLETKESKSFNCRIEYEKTDRAKKTALCNFDPSKICYQEQTQSHVSWLCSKPFKVICIYIAFYSVDYKLVQKVCPDYNYHSETPYLSSG, translated from the coding sequence CTATTTTGTGACAGTAAGGAAGTGGTGCATGCCACGGAGGGGCTGGATTGGGAAGACAAAGATGCTCCAGGGACGTTGGTCGGCAACGTGGTGCACTCAAGGATCATCAGTCCCCTGCGCCTGTTTGTTAAACAGTCTCCGGTGCCCAAGCCCGGCCCCATGGCGTATGCAGACAGCATGGAAAACTTTTGGGATTGGCTGGCCAACATCACGGAGATTCAGGAGCCATTGGCAAGAACTAAACGGAGGCCAATagtaaaaacaggaaaatttaagaaaatgtttggaTGGGGTGACTTTCATTCCAACATTAAAACTGTCAAACTCAATCTCCTCATCACAGGGAAAATTGTTGACCATGGAAATGGAACCTTCAGTGTGTATTTCCGACATAATTCAACAGGCCTGGGCAATGTTTCAGTGAGCTTGGTACCACCCTCCAAGGTGGTGGAATTTGAAGTTTCCCCCCAGTCTACCTTGGAGACCAAGGAATCCAAATCTTTCAATTGTCGCATTGAGTATGAAAAAACAGATCGGGCGAAAAAGACCGCCCTGTGCAACTTTGACCCATCCAAGATCTGCTACCAGGAGCAGACTCAGAGCCATGTGTCTTGGTTGTGCTCCAAGCCCTTCAAGGTCATTTGCATTTACATTGCCTTTTACAGTGTTGATTATAAACTCGTGCAAAAGGTGTGCCCTGACTACAATtaccatagtgagaccccatactTATCTTCTGGCTGA